Part of the Bacteroidales bacterium genome is shown below.
TATTAGAACCAACAACCGACTGAAACGGGTAAAATATGATGAGATATGCTATGTAGAGGCGTTGCGGGATTATATTACCATCAATACTTCTGCAGAAAATTTCACTGTGAGGATAAACATGAAGGAGATACAGAAAATTCTCCCGGAAAAAGATTTTGTAAGGATACACAAATCTTTTATAGTGCGCATGGACAAAATTTTCTCAATAAAGTACACAAGTTTAATTATTGAAGGTTCGATGAAAGAACTTCCAGTTGGAAATTTTTACCGCAAGGATTTATACGGCAGGCTGAATATGTTATAAACTAGAAAATTAAAAAGTATTTAATAAATTTATAAAAAATGAAAACTGACAACAAATGACTTAATTTGTTGTCAGTTTTTTTTGTAATAAAAATGGCTTTTTACCAAGATAAAGATAAGACAAAATAACAGTACAAAGGCGACAGCACATACACTACAAACCCTTCACCACATGTGCACATCCGGATTAGATTACAAATGAATTTATCTAATCACAATCAGTTGGAATCAGAATAATTTTATAACAATTTGTACATTTGACTGATGATCTTCGAGAGTGTCATAACATTATTTTATATTCTGCTCTTTTGCATTTTTATTTCCAGATGGAAATTCTTCAGTTTTGAAGGACTGACCAAACCGGAGCTGACGTTGATATTTTTTATCAAAATAATTGCAGGACTTTTACTGATAATAATTTATTCAAGGTATTATATCATCCGGGGTGATGCCGATATTTTTAAATATTTCGACGACAGCGAAAAGATTTATAATGTTCTTTTTATTAACCCTATTCATTATTTACGCCTGGTCTTTGGAATAAATGCCGATAGCGAACAGTTGCAAAAATACATGGAAGGGACTTATGTATGGGCATTACAGACCAGCGATTATCAGCATTTTATTGCATCGGAAAAAATCGACCTGTTTAATTCGCATCGACTGATTACCCGTGTTAATGCCGTGATACGGCTTTTTTCATCAGGTTGTTTTGGTGTTCATACTGTTTTTATGTGCTTTTTCTCGCTTACAGGCTTGACGGCGCTGTATAAAAGTGTCTTTCCTTTTCTCAAAAAAAAGAAAAAACTGCTTATCCTGTGTGTTTTTTTCATGCCTTCCTTGCTGCTCTGGTCTTCGGGCGTTTTGAAAGAAGGGTTTCTTTTCGCAGGCATCGGACTGGCAGTATATAGTTTTTTTAAAATCACACACAGGCAACATTCGCTGTCAAATATTATTTTGTTTGTGTTTTCATTGTTGCTTATTTTATTTGTTAAGTACTATCTTTTAGCGGCCCTGCTGCCGGCTATGACTTCCTATTTCCTTGCATACAGGTTCAAACGATTGAAAACTATTTATGCCTACCTGCCGGTTTATGGACTTATTTTTATTATCGTTGCCCTGACACCATACATAAAAGGTGTTCCCAGCCCTCTCAAAGTTTTGTCCGATAAACAAGCCGATTTCATCCGCGATGCTAGTGGAGGAACCTATTGCGTAAGGGACAATGCCGGGAAGGAAGAATTTCTTTTTTTTCCACCAGGCACAAAACTTATAAAAGCAACCACAGATTCTGTTAACAGCGATTTTAAGGTAGCGCCCGGTACCATTGCTTACAAATACAAAGACGGCAAATTAACGGGGGAAAAAGAAATTATTGGATTCGAAAAAAGCGCTTCTGATTACTTTTGGGCGATATCGTCCATGCCTGTAGCTGGAAGTTTAATCAAATTAAAAAAACTGGAGCCCAATATTTTATCATTTTTCTCTTTGCTGCCTTCAGCAATTTTCAATGTTTTTTGCAGGCCACATGTATTTGAGATTTCATCCATAATGATGGCGCCTGCAGCGATCGAAAATTTTTTTATTTTGTTGTTTATCATTTTGTGCATCTTGCGTTTTGGCATTAACCGACAAAATTATAATTTACTGCTTTTCTTCACTTTATGTGTTTTAACCTGGTTTATTATTGTTGGAATCACTACTCCGGTTTTAGGGAATATTGTGCGTTACAAGTCGCCACTAATACCATTTCTGATGGTTTCCGGACTGTTGGTTTATAAGCCGGGAAAGTTTTTATAAACAACTGTTTAATTTTTTAATATATTTACCGTTCTTTTTTATTAAAAACAGGCATCAATGGAATTATTAGGCATTTTTGATGTACTCGTCCGTTATGCTGAAAGGCTCCTGAAAAGCGATGCTCTTGCGGGAAAAGAAGAAGGCGAATGGGTTAAATACAGCACCAACAACTATCAAACCGGACATTGAACACCCTACAAAACCTATAGTTAAAGAATGAAAAATTGAAGAAACAGACTTTAAATTCAACCAAATATAGAGTAATCGGACTTATTTTGTTGATAATTGCAATATTGCCTTATCTGTATATAAGTATGTATTGCAATCCTATAGCCGATGACTTTACTTATGCGTTTAAAATCAAAAATCATAATTTCTTTTCAGTACTCTTAAATGAATATTTGAACTGGAATGGCAGATATATTTCAAACATTTTTGTTATACTTAACCCAATTGCTTTTGATAGTTTTTTGGGATATAAGTTTGTACCTATATTCTTGATTTTTTTAACAGTTTATTCGATTTATTATTTTATTCGAAAACTAACGAATGAAAAACTGACAAAATATGAAACGTTAGTTTTTGCACTAGTTTTAACTCTATTGTATTTATATCAAATGCCAATAATATCTGAGGGGATATACTGGTATACTGGCGCTGTGACTTATCAATTGGGAAACATCTTTTTACTTTTCTATTTAGGAATTCTTTCGCAATTCATTTATGAAAAATATATATTCCACAATAGAATTATACATTTAATAATTTTAATTCTATCGATGTTTCTAACTGTGGGATTTAATGAAATATTAATGATTATCATTGTACTTCTTTCGTTATGTATATACCTTGTTTATTTATTAAATAGGATAAAAAAAAGAAAGTTGGTTTTCTATTTACTTATAGCATCAATATGCTTCGGTAGTATCGTTTATTTTGCTCCAGGGAACTTAACAAGAGAGGCATTTTTTCCTGATAATCACAACCTGATTAATTCGTTTATTCAATCAATAGCACAAAGCATTAGGTTCTTTTTTGATTGGATTTCATCAGCTCCCATAATTTTTATTTCTATATTATATTTTAAGCTTAACAGAACGCTTTCAGAAAATATTCCATTATTTAATAAATCATTTTACTTGTCACCTGTTTTCTCATTCAGCCTGTTATTTTTTATTATTTTCATAGGTGCTTTTCCTGCATATTGGTCAACAGGGATATTAGGGCAACACCGTACTATAAATACTTCATATTTTTTATTTCTCCTTATTTGGTTTATAAATTTAACAGTGGTTTATAACCAAAACCTGATATCATTTGAGCAAATTAATAAGAAAGTACAACTGGTATTTCTTGTTATAATATGGTGCTCGTTGGTATTTACCAAAAACGGCTACAATTTATTTCAGGACATTAGAACTGGAGATCATAAAAAGTATAATGACCAAATGGTTAAACGATATTCAATAATTGAAGAAAGTAGCGATACTATATATTTTGAACCAATAAAAAATAGACCCGCAACTTTGTTTGTTTTAGATATAACTGATAATCCTAAAAATTGGCAGAATTTAGGATATGCTATATTCTTCAATAAGCCAGAAAAGAGTATTATACTCAAAAGTAAAGATTAGAAAAAGAAGCTTAAAAAAGTTTTAATAAAAAAAGGTTAACAACGATAAATATACGTAATGCGGGGTGATTTAGTAAATTTGAACTTTAAAGCATTTCAATAAACAACGTAGCGGTTTGATAGTGGAGCGCCTTTAAATTCCGCACAACGCATATTCGAACCTTTATACATTAACAAAAACAAAATCAATTTGTTTTTTTGAAAGTAGAATTTTCTTCACCTTAATTTTTACCTTGTCGCCCAGGCGGTAACGCCTGCCAGAGTAGCGACCGATTACCACATAATTTTCTTCATCAATAAAATATACATCGTCATCCATATCGCGTATGGAAACCATGCCTTCGCATTTATTTTCGATGATTTCAACATAAATTCCCCATTTGCTGATGCCGCTGATATGTCCCTCAAATACCTGTCCCAGCTTGTCCGACATATATTCGGCCATTTTATATTTTATAGATGCACGTTCGGCGTCGGTGGCCATTTTTTCCATGTCGGAAGCATATTTGCATTTGCCTTCGTATTCTTCTTTATTTACCGGGGGTTTTCCATTCAAATAACGTTCCAGCAGACGGTGGACCATCAGGTCGGGGTAGCGGCGTATGGGCGAAGTAAAATGTGTGTAATGTTTAAATGCCAGCCCGTAGTGGCCTATATTTTCTGTGGAATAAACCGCCTTGGCCATGGTGCGTATGGCAAGCTGGTTAATCATGTTTTCTTCTCCCTTTCCTTTGATATTTTCAAAAATTTTGTTGAAAGAATCGGCCAGGGTTTTTGTGGTTTTGCTGTTGATTTTGTAACCGAGTTTAGAGACAAACTGAGAAAAAACGTCCAGCTTTTCGGGCAAAGGTTTGTCGTGAATGCGGTACACAAATGTTTTGGGTTGTTTGCCGTTATTGGGTTTTCCGATAAGTTCGGCCACCCTGCGGTTTGCCAGCAGCATAAAATCTTCAATAAGCTTGTTGGAATCTTTTTGCTGTTTGATAAAAACTTCAGTAGGCTTTCCTTTTTCATCATATCTGAATCCGATTTCTTCGGTATCAAACGCAAAAGAACCGCTTTTTAAGCGTTTTTCACGCAACAGGGATGCCAGACGGTTCAGGGTTTGAATTTCTTCTGAAAACAGTCCGGAACCCGTTTCAATAATCTGTTGTACTTCTTCATAATTGAAGCGGTGGTTAGAGTTGATGATAGTTTTGCCAAACCATTCATGGATAATTTCCGCATCCTTATTCATTTCTAACACAGCTGAAAAACATAATTTATCTTCGTTGGCCCGGAGAGAGCAGACATTATTGGACAAGACTTCGGGCAGCATAGGAACCACTCGATCGGCCAGATATACAGACGTACCGCGCCGGTAAGCTTCTTTATCAATCAAAGAGTTTTCTTTAACATAATAAGAAACATCGGCAATGTGTACACCGACTTGCCAATTTCCGTTTTCAAACGTTTTTAAAGAAATAGCATCATCAAAATCTTTGGCATCTTCGGGGTCAATGGTAATGG
Proteins encoded:
- the rnr gene encoding ribonuclease R gives rise to the protein MGKNSSRRSSKNTNTVADIILNIFFKNPYTGLNYKQISKSLGTKDKADRDIIRKQIESLMRNKSLIEEKRGKYKLNPEKFSTYFPKKTYFTGTVDMKSTGKAYIITDDPGPDIFIAPNNTNRAMNGDTVKVLILPGRQGKKPEGQIVEIIKRSKDQFVGVLQVTKYYSFLIPDNQSVAVDIYIPNNKIKNAKNGEKVLVKINEWPENSKNPFGEVIEVLGKSGENNVEMQSIIAEFGFPLSFPGNVEREAEMLPVKITAEEISRRHDFRNVFTITIDPEDAKDFDDAISLKTFENGNWQVGVHIADVSYYVKENSLIDKEAYRRGTSVYLADRVVPMLPEVLSNNVCSLRANEDKLCFSAVLEMNKDAEIIHEWFGKTIINSNHRFNYEEVQQIIETGSGLFSEEIQTLNRLASLLREKRLKSGSFAFDTEEIGFRYDEKGKPTEVFIKQQKDSNKLIEDFMLLANRRVAELIGKPNNGKQPKTFVYRIHDKPLPEKLDVFSQFVSKLGYKINSKTTKTLADSFNKIFENIKGKGEENMINQLAIRTMAKAVYSTENIGHYGLAFKHYTHFTSPIRRYPDLMVHRLLERYLNGKPPVNKEEYEGKCKYASDMEKMATDAERASIKYKMAEYMSDKLGQVFEGHISGISKWGIYVEIIENKCEGMVSIRDMDDDVYFIDEENYVVIGRYSGRRYRLGDKVKIKVKKILLSKKQIDFVFVNV